One genomic region from Cucumis melo cultivar AY chromosome 9, USDA_Cmelo_AY_1.0, whole genome shotgun sequence encodes:
- the LOC127151061 gene encoding uncharacterized protein LOC127151061 isoform X3, whose translation MRWAPSVSELVWGTLHSWPNENQTCLALRVLSVRSSRMRWAPSVSELVWGTLHFWPIPNQTCLALRVQPVRSSRMRWAPSVSELVWGTLHFWPNQNQTCLAPSPLELSRLGQVECVELRQYQNLCGELFTFDLTKTRPASLLEFSRLGQVECVGLPQYQSLCGELFTFGLTKTSPASPLEFSRLGRVECVGLPQYQNLCGELFTFDLTKTKPASSLEFSRLGQVECVGLPQYQNLCGELFTFGLTKTRPTLPLQFSRLGQVECVGLPQYQSLCGELFTFGLIKTRPASPPRP comes from the coding sequence atgcgttgggctccctcagtatcagaacttgtgtggggaactcttcactcttggcctaacgaaaaccagacctgcctcgcccttagagttctgtcggttaggtcaagtagaatgcgttgggctccctcagtatcagagcttgtgtggggaactcttcacttttggcctatcCCAAACCAGACATGCCtcgcccttagagttcagccggttaggtcaagtagaatgcgttgggctccctcagtatcagagcttgtgtggggaactcttcacttttggcctaatcaaaaccagacctgcctcgCCCCCTCGCCCTTAGAGTtgagccggttaggtcaagtagaatgcgttgagctccgtcagtatcagaacttgtgtggggaactcttcacttttgaccTAACTAAAACCAGACCCGCCTCGCTtttagagttcagccggttaggtcaagtagaatgcgttgggctccctcagtatcagagcttgtgtggggaactcttcacttttggcctaaccaaaaccagccctgcctcgcccttagagttcagccggttaggtcgagtagaatgcgttgggctacctcagtatcagaacttgtgtggggaactcttcacttttgaccTAACTAAAACCAAACCCGCCTCGtccttagagttcagccggttaggtcaagtagaatgcgttgggctccctcagtatcagaacttgtgtggggaactcttcacttttggcctaactaAAACCAGACCCACCTTGCCCTTacagttcagccggttaggtcaagtagaatgcgttgggctccctcagtatcagagcttgtgtggggaactcttcacttttggcctaatcaaaaccagacctgcctcgCCCCCTCGCCCTTAG
- the LOC127151061 gene encoding uncharacterized protein LOC127151061 isoform X1 yields the protein MRWAPSVSELVWGTLHSWPNENQTCLALRVLSVRSSRMRWAPSVSELVWGTLHFWPIPNQTCLALRVQPVRSSRMRWAPSVSELVWGTLHFWPNQNQTCLAPSPLELSRLGQVECVELRQYQNLCGELFTFDLTKTRPASLLEFSRLGQVECVGLPQYQSLCGELFTFGLTKTSPASPLEFSRLGRVECVGLPQYQNLCGELFTFDLTKTKPASSLEFSRLGQVECVGLPQYQNLCGELFTFGLTKTRPTLPLQFSRLGQVECVGLPQYQSLCGELFTFGLTKTSPASPLEFSRLGRVECVGLPQYQNLCGELFTFDLTKTKPASSLEFSRLGQVECVGLPQYQNLCGELFTFGLTKTRPTLPLQFSRLGQVECVGLPQYQNLCGELFTFGLTKTRPTLPLQFSRLGQVECVGLPQYQSLCGELFTFGLTKTSPTSPLEFSRLGRVECVGLPQYQNLCGELFTFDLTKTKPASSLEFSRLGQVECVGIPQYQNLCGELFTFGLTKTRPTLPLQFSRLG from the exons atgcgttgggctccctcagtatcagaacttgtgtggggaactcttcactcttggcctaacgaaaaccagacctgcctcgcccttagagttctgtcggttaggtcaagtagaatgcgttgggctccctcagtatcagagcttgtgtggggaactcttcacttttggcctatcCCAAACCAGACATGCCtcgcccttagagttcagccggttaggtcaagtagaatgcgttgggctccctcagtatcagagcttgtgtggggaactcttcacttttggcctaatcaaaaccagacctgcctcgCCCCCTCGCCCTTAGAGTtgagccggttaggtcaagtagaatgcgttgagctccgtcagtatcagaacttgtgtggggaactcttcacttttgaccTAACTAAAACCAGACCCGCCTCGCTtttagagttcagccggttaggtcaagtagaatgcgttgggctccctcagtatcagagcttgtgtggggaactcttcacttttggcctaaccaaaaccagccctgcctcgcccttagagttcagccggttaggtcgagtagaatgcgttgggctacctcagtatcagaacttgtgtggggaactcttcacttttgaccTAACTAAAACCAAACCCGCCTCGtccttagagttcagccggttaggtcaagtagaatgcgttgggctccctcagtatcagaacttgtgtggggaactcttcacttttggcctaactaAAACCAGACCCACCTTGCCCTTacagttcagccggttag gtcaagtagaatgcgttgggctccctcagtatcagagcttgtgtggggaactcttcacttttggcctaaccaaaaccagccCTGCCTCGCCtttagagttcagccggttaggtcgagtagaatgcgttgggctccctcagtatcagaacttgtgtggggaactcttcacttttgaccTAACTAAAACCAAACCCGCCTCGtccttagagttcagccggttaggtcaagtagaatgcgttgggctccctcagtatcagaacttgtgtggggaactcttcacttttggcctaactaAAACCAGACCCACCTTGCCCTTacagttcagccggttag gtcaagtagaatgcgttgggctccctcagtatcagaacttgtgtggggaactcttcacttttggcctaactaAAACCAGACCCACCTTGCCCTTacagttcagccggttag gtcaagtagaatgcgttgggctccctcagtatcagagcttgtgtggggaactcttcacttttggcctaaccaaaaccagccCTACCtcgcccttagagttcagccggttaggtcgagtagaatgcgttgggctccctcagtatcagaacttgtgtggggaactcttcacttttgaccTAACTAAAACCAAACCCGCCTCGtccttagagttcagccggttaggtcaagtagaatgcgttgggatccctcagtatcagaacttgtgtggggaactcttcacttttggcctaactaAAACCAGACCCACCTTGCCCTTacagttcagccggttaggttaa
- the LOC127151061 gene encoding uncharacterized protein LOC127151061 isoform X2: MRWAPSVSELVWGTLHSWPNENQTCLALRVLSVRSSRMRWAPSVSELVWGTLHFWPIPNQTCLALRVQPVRSSRMRWAPSVSELVWGTLHFWPNQNQTCLAPSPLELSRLGQVECVELRQYQNLCGELFTFDLTKTRPASLLEFSRLGQVECVGLPQYQSLCGELFTFGLTKTSPASPLEFSRLGRVECVGLPQYQNLCGELFTFDLTKTKPASSLEFSRLGQVECVGLPQYQNLCGELFTFGLTKTRPTLPLQFSRLGQVECVGLPQYQSLCGELFTFGLTKTSPASPLEFSRLGRVECVGLPQYQNLCGELFTFDLTKTKPASSLEFSRLGQVECVGLPQYQNLCGELFTFGLTKTRPTLPLQFSRLGQVECVGLPQYQNLCGELFTFGLTKTRPTLPLQFSRLGQVECVGLPQYQSLCGELFTFGLIKTRPASPPRP, translated from the exons atgcgttgggctccctcagtatcagaacttgtgtggggaactcttcactcttggcctaacgaaaaccagacctgcctcgcccttagagttctgtcggttaggtcaagtagaatgcgttgggctccctcagtatcagagcttgtgtggggaactcttcacttttggcctatcCCAAACCAGACATGCCtcgcccttagagttcagccggttaggtcaagtagaatgcgttgggctccctcagtatcagagcttgtgtggggaactcttcacttttggcctaatcaaaaccagacctgcctcgCCCCCTCGCCCTTAGAGTtgagccggttaggtcaagtagaatgcgttgagctccgtcagtatcagaacttgtgtggggaactcttcacttttgaccTAACTAAAACCAGACCCGCCTCGCTtttagagttcagccggttaggtcaagtagaatgcgttgggctccctcagtatcagagcttgtgtggggaactcttcacttttggcctaaccaaaaccagccctgcctcgcccttagagttcagccggttaggtcgagtagaatgcgttgggctacctcagtatcagaacttgtgtggggaactcttcacttttgaccTAACTAAAACCAAACCCGCCTCGtccttagagttcagccggttaggtcaagtagaatgcgttgggctccctcagtatcagaacttgtgtggggaactcttcacttttggcctaactaAAACCAGACCCACCTTGCCCTTacagttcagccggttag gtcaagtagaatgcgttgggctccctcagtatcagagcttgtgtggggaactcttcacttttggcctaaccaaaaccagccCTGCCTCGCCtttagagttcagccggttaggtcgagtagaatgcgttgggctccctcagtatcagaacttgtgtggggaactcttcacttttgaccTAACTAAAACCAAACCCGCCTCGtccttagagttcagccggttaggtcaagtagaatgcgttgggctccctcagtatcagaacttgtgtggggaactcttcacttttggcctaactaAAACCAGACCCACCTTGCCCTTacagttcagccggttag gtcaagtagaatgcgttgggctccctcagtatcagaacttgtgtggggaactcttcacttttggcctaactaAAACCAGACCCACCTTGCCCTTacagttcagccggttaggtcaagtagaatgcgttgggctccctcagtatcagagcttgtgtggggaactcttcacttttggcctaatcaaaaccagacctgcctcgCCCCCTCGCCCTTAG
- the LOC103504531 gene encoding pyruvate kinase 1, cytosolic-like, giving the protein MVDFQRSLRKETPFFLVSTSLLEVKHLSGWSMTNNLRPTRAVATDVANAVLDGSDAIILGAETLHGLHPVETVSTVSRICAEDCSLRTDQKHGGVVE; this is encoded by the exons ATGGTGGACTTTCAAAG GTCCTTAAGAAAGGAGACACCCTTTTTCTTGGTCAGTACCTCTTTACTGGAAGTGAAACATCTGTCTGGTTGGAG CATGACTAACAACTTGAGACCTACACGTGCAGTAGCTACTGATGTTGCCAATGCTGTACTTGATG GAAGTGATGCAATTATTCTTGGGGCTGAGACATTGCATGGATTACATCCAGTAGAAACCGTTTCAACCGTTAGTAGAATATGTGCTGAG GATTGTTCCTTGAGGACAGACCAAAAGCATGGTGGTGTTGTTGAGTGA